The Desulfuromonas thiophila genome contains the following window.
GCGTGAAGGTGTATGCCCTTTTTATGGTTCTGTTTCTGTGCGTTGACGCAGTCGCCGCCCAGGCGGGCCCCGAAGCGGCGGAGGAACCGTTGCAGGCGGCCATCGCCCTGCAGCAGCACAGTCAGCAGCACAGCGACGACTGGCAGGTGCAGCAGCAGCGCCTGCTGGCCGAATACGACCGGCTGCAGCAGCAGTCCGCTGAGTTGCGGCAGCGCAGCGCCGAATTGCAACAGCAGTGCGAAGCCGGTCGTGAGCAGATTGCCAATGCCCGTCAGGCGCTGGTCGAGGGCGGTCGTTTCCGGGCCGAGTTGCAGCCCTTTTTGTCCGACAGCCTGCAGCTGCTGCGGCAGCAGCAGGCGGTGGATCTGCCCTTCGACCTGGAACTGCGCCGCCAGCGGCTGGAGGATCTTGGCCGTCTGTTGACGGATCGGGAGGTTCCTGCAGCCGAGGCCTTGCAGGCGTTACTGACCTATTTGCAGCAGGAGGTGGCCGCCGGCCGGCAGGTGGTAACGGCCCTGCAGCCGGTCGAGGTCGCTGGTGAAAGGCGCCTGCTGCAACAGGTGCGGCTGGGGCGTCTGCTGCTGTTGGCACAGAGCCCCGATGGCCGGGAAAGCCTGCGCTATGACAGTCTGGCCGGTCGCTGGCAGTCTTTGGAGTCGCGCTGGCACCGGCCACTGGGTCAGATCATCGCCATGGCGCAACGGCGCCGGCCGCTGGAACTGGTGCAGCTGCCCTTGGGCCGGCTGGTGCAGCCATGAGGGCGCTGCTGTGGTGTGGCGTGCTGTTGCTGGGGCTGTTGGCGGCCGTACCGTCCGCCGTGCCGGCGGCCGATGCCCGGCTGGATCAGCAGCAACGCCAGCAGCGGCTGATTGCCCAGGCCGAGGCCGAGCGCCAGCGGATTGAGGCCGAGGTGGCTGCCGAGCGCCAGCGCCTGGCCAAAGATCGCGCCGCTCTGCAGGAGCGGCTGACCCGCCTGCGCCGGCAGGTGGAGGAAGAGCGGCGCCAGCAGGCCGACCTGGACAAGGAATTGACCCGGCTGCGGCGCGAGCGCGATCCTTTGGTGCAGCAGGTTGCTGAGGTTCAGCAGAGTTTGCAGACCCTGACCGCCGTGTTGCGCCAGGCCGCCGAGGAAACCCAGGCGCTGGTGAGCGCCAGTCCCTTCACCGCGCTGCAGCCTGACCGTGATGCCGCCTTGCAGCCGCTGCTGGGCGGAGACACGCTGCCGACCTTCGCCCAGCTGGAAACCCTGCGCGATCTGTTGCTGGCCGAACTGCGCCACAGTGGCGAGGTGCAGCGGGTAGCGGGCCAGGTTCTCGACGGCCAGGGCCAGGCCCAGCCAGCCGAGCTGTTGTTTCTGGGGCCCTTTACCCAGGCCTACCGCACACCGGCCGGCACCGTTGGTTTCGCGCTCTATTCGCCGGCCAGCCGTCGGTTGCTGGCGCTGACACAACCTCCTGACGGCACTCATCAGCGGGCACTGGCGGCCTATTTTGCCGGCGAGTCCGAGGCGGCGCCGGTTGATCCGGGACTGGGCGACGCCCTGCGCCAGCTGGGCCAGCGCCGTGGCCTCGGTCAGCAGATCGCCGATGGCGGGCTGATTGTTTGGCCGATTCTGCTGATTGGACTGGTTGCTGCCGTGCTGGTGACCGAGCGGCTGTGGTTTCTGTGGCGCCAGCCGCGCGGCGGCGATACCCTGCTGGCCCGGCTGCAGCCCTGCCTCGAACAGCACGACTGGGCCACCTGCGAACAGCTTTGCGGCACTGCCGATACCGCCCTCAAGCGGGTACTGGCGGCGGGGCTGGCTGCCCGTTGGCAGTCGCGTGAGGAACAGGAGAATGTGTTGCAAGAAGCCATTCTGGGTGAAATCCCGGCCCTGGAGCGTTTTCTCTCGACCCTGGCGGTGCTGGCCGCCATCGCGCCGCTGCTGGGATTGCTGGGTACCGTCACCGGCATGATCCAGACCTTCCAGATCATCACCCTGCACGGCACTGGCGATCCGCGTCTGCTGTCGGCGGGGATTTCCGAGGCGCTGGTGACCACCATGCTTGGTCTGGCGGTGGCCATTCCCATTCTGCTGGTTCACAGCCTGCTGTCGCGCCGGGTGGAAAACCGCATTGCCGAACTGGAGGAAAAGGCCATTGCCTTTGTCAATCGCCTGGCCCGGTTGCGGTGGAGTGGCGCCGGGGAC
Protein-coding sequences here:
- a CDS encoding DUF3450 family protein gives rise to the protein MKVYALFMVLFLCVDAVAAQAGPEAAEEPLQAAIALQQHSQQHSDDWQVQQQRLLAEYDRLQQQSAELRQRSAELQQQCEAGREQIANARQALVEGGRFRAELQPFLSDSLQLLRQQQAVDLPFDLELRRQRLEDLGRLLTDREVPAAEALQALLTYLQQEVAAGRQVVTALQPVEVAGERRLLQQVRLGRLLLLAQSPDGRESLRYDSLAGRWQSLESRWHRPLGQIIAMAQRRRPLELVQLPLGRLVQP
- a CDS encoding MotA/TolQ/ExbB proton channel family protein, encoding MRALLWCGVLLLGLLAAVPSAVPAADARLDQQQRQQRLIAQAEAERQRIEAEVAAERQRLAKDRAALQERLTRLRRQVEEERRQQADLDKELTRLRRERDPLVQQVAEVQQSLQTLTAVLRQAAEETQALVSASPFTALQPDRDAALQPLLGGDTLPTFAQLETLRDLLLAELRHSGEVQRVAGQVLDGQGQAQPAELLFLGPFTQAYRTPAGTVGFALYSPASRRLLALTQPPDGTHQRALAAYFAGESEAAPVDPGLGDALRQLGQRRGLGQQIADGGLIVWPILLIGLVAAVLVTERLWFLWRQPRGGDTLLARLQPCLEQHDWATCEQLCGTADTALKRVLAAGLAARWQSREEQENVLQEAILGEIPALERFLSTLAVLAAIAPLLGLLGTVTGMIQTFQIITLHGTGDPRLLSAGISEALVTTMLGLAVAIPILLVHSLLSRRVENRIAELEEKAIAFVNRLARLRWSGAGDQP